The following is a genomic window from Leptospira selangorensis.
GATCGAAGTTTTGTTTCTATGATCGTAAGATACTTGGACTGTTTTTGCCTTAGTAAAAATTTCTTTAGTTTCGGTATGTCGTATCAAGGAAGTAAAATCCCAAGATTTATTCCCTATTTTAGAAACACAGGTCCAAACTTCTATCGGATGAAATAGTTCAACAGCCTTAAGCATATCCACTTCCATTCTTGCAAGTAAGAACGGAACATCATAGATATCTTTCGTATTGAACTTCTTAGAACAATAATCCACTCTTCCTATTTCAAAATAGGACATGTATCTTGCGTTGTTAACATGAGCGAAAGGATCCAAATCGTTCCATCTGGTTTGGATCGGAGTGATAATCATATTAGAATTGTTTTAAGAATCTTAGATTGCCTGAATGCAGATAACGGATATCATGGATCCCGTATTTCATCATCACCAATCGATCAAGCCCTAACCCGAATGCAAATCCTGTCCATTCTTTAGGATCTAAACCGTTCAATTTGAAAACATTCGGGTGAACCAAACCACAAGGCATCAACTCCAACCAACCTGATTGTTTACATACGGAACAACCGCTTCCTCCGCAAACTTGACAGTTGATATCCAACTCGAAAGCAGGTTCTACGAAAGGGAAAAATCCAGGTCTTAGTCTGGTCTTTACTTCTTTTTCGAAAACTTTGGAAAGTAGGACTTCCATCGTGTAGAGCATATTGCCCGCAGAGATATCCTTTCCTACTACCATTCCTTCTATCTGATAGAAGGACGTTTCGTGGGAAGCGTCCACTTCTTCATAACGGAATACGCGTCCAGGTCCTATGATTTTAAAAGGAGGTTTCAATTTTCTTAATGCACGTACTTGGATCGCAGAAGTATGCGTGCGGAGAAGATTTCCATTTTCTAGATAGAAAGTATCCTGCATATCTCTTGCAGGGTGATCGTCAGTAAAATTCAGAGCTCCGAAATTATTAAAATCCGTTTCTACTTCCGGTCCATCCCAGATCTCGAAACCCATCGAAGTGAAAATGTCCTCGATCTCATATTGAATTTTCGTAATAGGATGTAATGTACCTGGTTCAGCCTCACCTAAAGGACGAAGAACATCGAACCATTCTTTTTCGGATTGTTCTCTAAAACCTTTGGTCTTTAAATTTTCCCTGGTTTTGGAAACGATCTCTTCTAAACTTTTAGATAAGTCGTTTGCCTTTTGGCCTACGGTTTTCTTTTCTTCGATAGATAAAGAAGCCAGGTTTTTGAGTACTGAGGTAAGTTTTCCTTTTTTACCAAGATACTCGTTCTTATTTTTGTCCAGATCCGCTTCGTCGACGGAAGATCCGATCAAACGATTTGCTTCTTCAAAAATTTTGTCTAATTCTTCCGATAGATTCATTTTCTAGATCCGACCAATTCCTTCAAAGAAGGATAAATTCCGCCGAAAGCCCCATTGGACATGGCTAGGATCAGGATTTTATCCTTCTCAAATTGGGGAAGGATTTTCCGAACTTTCTGGACCAGATCCTTGGGGTCCTTGCAGTAAAACGGAAGGGTGCCTGAATGTTTTGGAAGTTTCAAGATCAGCTTTTTAACGTCCAAACGGCTATCCTTGGAGACCTTTTTAAGATTATAAATTTCGGTAATCATGGTCACAGCAGAACCCTTAAACGCAAAAGAATATTCTTTTTGGAAAACGTTTCGATGGGAAGTAGCACTTCTTGGCTCGAATAGACTGATAATTTTAAAACCGGGAAATCTCTGCTTAACGGAACGAATTGTTTCTTCCACCGCCACAGGGTGATGGGCAAAATCCTCGATCAGGATACTTCTGGCAGAATCGAATAAGATCTCTTGTCTACGTTTTACGCCGGGGAAAGATTCCAAAGCATCCAATAATTTCTCTTTTGCGTTAGGAATATTTTCTTTTTTTAATATTTCTTCGCAGACCCTGAGAGCAACTTCTGCGTTTCTATAATTATGATTTCCGAAAAATCCCGGACGAAGAAGTCTGTGCCCGGAATATAATTCGCCCTTCTTCCAAGTGAGAATCGAATCCTTTTTATTAAATTCAAATGCTTCCGAATTCACAAATTTGGAAGCTTCTCCACAAATCCTTTTTAGATTCGGAGCTCCGGCCCAATAATATACTTTTCCGTTTCCTGGAACAAGCCTAAGTAATCTGGAAAACATCGTTTCGATCTCTCCGATATCTTTGAAGATATCCGCATGATCAAAATCTAATGCATTTAGCACTGCATAGGTCGGTCTATAATGTAGAAATTTGGATGCCTTATCGAAGAATGCGGTATCATACTCGTCACCTTCGATTACGAAATAATTTCCGTTTGAGAATTCAAAACCTGGAAATCCATCCTTACGAATTCCACCCACGAATAATCCCGGGTTCAATCCTGTTTCTTTCAGTAAATGATGGATTAAAAATGTGGTTGTGGTTTTACCGTGGGTTCCTGCGACCACGACTACTTTTTTTCCTGCAAGAATATATCTTTCTAAAGCGGCGGACATGGAAACATATTCCAATCCTGAATTTAGGACTTCTTCTACTTCCGGGTTTCCTCTGGAGATTGCATTTCCGACTACGATTAGATCTTTACCTTTGACTCTCTCCGCATCAAAACCTTCGGAGTAAGGGATTCCCCACTCTTTTAATTTATCAGACATCGGAGGATATACTCCAGCATCAGAACCGGAAACTTCATGACCTAGACTTCTTAACATAGAAGCCAGGTTTCCCATTGCGATCCCGCCTATCCCTATCAGATGGATTTTCAATTTAATAATGTCCTAATGATATTATAGATGAATACAAAGACTAAAGAAATACTTAAAAGATAAGCAGTTCCAAAAAGAAAGAATATTAGAATTTCTTTAGAGTCTAGGCCGCTAACTCGTTTCATTCCGATATAGGAAAGATAAATCGAATACAAAAAAGAAATCCCAATCAGTCCTAAGTTGATCGGACTCGGTAAGATCCAAAACACCGAAGAAGAAGAGAATGCCAAAAATGCAAGAGTCAAAACATCCGCAGCAGGATAATTCTCCCCTTTTGTACGATCTACTTTTCTATAAAACACTCTAACAACATCATACTGAGAAACTACCAATAGTAAAACAGGATAGATGATGAGAGAAGTAATCACTCCGGAGAATGGATTAAAATCCACCTCATTTCCGAAAACAAGATCCAAAATAATTTTGATCAGATTGCCTGCGATCTTGGAAATAGGAGCAAGAACCCAAAGTGCATAATGTAATCTTAATAGTTCTTTTCTGCCTAGAGAAACATTTCTAAGATACAGATCAAAAGCTTCCGTAGGTGCCCTAAAAATTTTCTCTAAGAGTGAAAGTTTGGATTTTTCTACTTCTGTAAGTTCCGAGTTCGGTGTGATTAAAAACATTATTTTTTCCGAGAAGTATTTCCAGATTTAGATTTATCAGGTTTTACAATCGCTTTTGCTTCCTTGATTGCCTTAGCAGCAGTTTGGATCTGAGCAAACGCGTTTGCGACCACATAAACAGGAGGTTCTTTAAAATTAGAATTTATAATTCGGATCACAGGAGTTAATTTTTTATCTCCTATGGTAGTTTCCTTATGAAAGCGATATACGATCTCATTTCCGTCGGAAATCGAAACCTTCACACTCGCTAAAGAAAATTCGGACTTCTCCGAGTTAGGAGCCAGAATATTTCCTATACCAAAGCCCGCGCCATTCTCATCATCCGGAAAAGTTTCTACCTTTAGGCCGGTCATAAATCTATACAGATCTTCTCCCAGCTTCGGTTCGAGTAATATAATCTCTCCGGAAAGCCTGCGCCAAAAATTCTTTTTAACACTATTGGATTCGTATGGAGTATTATCGATACGGATAGAAGTCCCATTCTCATCTATATAAGAAATTTCTTTTACATATTCCTTATTCAATGTCAGAATACTTTTTTGACGGAAATCCTGAGGACCTTTTTGGAATTTATCGAATAGGTATGAAGAAGAAGTTAGAATATTACGGATCGGTCCTTCATGCAGGATCACTCTAGTTGAACCTAAAGAATGTTTTTTTCCTATTCTTAAAGTTTTAGAAATATTTCCGGAATAGAAAACTAATTTAGGTGAATCTTCTCCAAGTTGTAAAGATTCCTTGATCTGTATCCCTTCTAAGATCTCTTCCGTTCCTTTAACTCTATAAGTTCCGAAATCTCTGGCGGTATTTTCAGAATTATAACCGCCTTCGTATTCAATATCTTTTCCGGTTTCAGCATCTTTGTTCGATACTGTGAAAAATTTTTCTCCCTTTTTGATCCCTTCTTTCACTGAAATAGTAAAAGGTTTAGAATAAAATTTATCTCCGGTTCTTTCTACCCATTGTTCGCTAGGTGGATAGTATTCTATCCGATCTAAAGAAAGTTTCCAATATTCTATCTCGCTAGCATCTTCTTTAGTTTTTTCCAAAAGGAAGAAGGCCAGAAATAATAAAACTACGACTAAGCCGAGTAGATAGAGTTTATTTCGCATCTTTCTGTCCGGCCTTTTTACGTTTAATCACATAGATGGAACCAAGACCTGCAATGAGTCCGGGGAATAAGAACATTCCCAAAATCCAAACTGCTCTTTTCTGTCCGTCTGTTAAGGAAACAGTTTCAATCTCTTCCTTTTTAGGAGCGATCGCAGGAAGACTAACGTCTTGGTACATCCAGGTTACTGAAGCTCCAGCAAGTTCATAGTTTGCTTCGTAAGGAATATATTGGTTAGTGATCCAAGAAGTTCC
Proteins encoded in this region:
- the pheS gene encoding phenylalanine--tRNA ligase subunit alpha — translated: MNLSEELDKIFEEANRLIGSSVDEADLDKNKNEYLGKKGKLTSVLKNLASLSIEEKKTVGQKANDLSKSLEEIVSKTRENLKTKGFREQSEKEWFDVLRPLGEAEPGTLHPITKIQYEIEDIFTSMGFEIWDGPEVETDFNNFGALNFTDDHPARDMQDTFYLENGNLLRTHTSAIQVRALRKLKPPFKIIGPGRVFRYEEVDASHETSFYQIEGMVVGKDISAGNMLYTMEVLLSKVFEKEVKTRLRPGFFPFVEPAFELDINCQVCGGSGCSVCKQSGWLELMPCGLVHPNVFKLNGLDPKEWTGFAFGLGLDRLVMMKYGIHDIRYLHSGNLRFLKQF
- a CDS encoding UDP-N-acetylmuramate--L-alanine ligase, whose translation is MKIHLIGIGGIAMGNLASMLRSLGHEVSGSDAGVYPPMSDKLKEWGIPYSEGFDAERVKGKDLIVVGNAISRGNPEVEEVLNSGLEYVSMSAALERYILAGKKVVVVAGTHGKTTTTFLIHHLLKETGLNPGLFVGGIRKDGFPGFEFSNGNYFVIEGDEYDTAFFDKASKFLHYRPTYAVLNALDFDHADIFKDIGEIETMFSRLLRLVPGNGKVYYWAGAPNLKRICGEASKFVNSEAFEFNKKDSILTWKKGELYSGHRLLRPGFFGNHNYRNAEVALRVCEEILKKENIPNAKEKLLDALESFPGVKRRQEILFDSARSILIEDFAHHPVAVEETIRSVKQRFPGFKIISLFEPRSATSHRNVFQKEYSFAFKGSAVTMITEIYNLKKVSKDSRLDVKKLILKLPKHSGTLPFYCKDPKDLVQKVRKILPQFEKDKILILAMSNGAFGGIYPSLKELVGSRK
- a CDS encoding DUF4340 domain-containing protein → MRNKLYLLGLVVVLLFLAFFLLEKTKEDASEIEYWKLSLDRIEYYPPSEQWVERTGDKFYSKPFTISVKEGIKKGEKFFTVSNKDAETGKDIEYEGGYNSENTARDFGTYRVKGTEEILEGIQIKESLQLGEDSPKLVFYSGNISKTLRIGKKHSLGSTRVILHEGPIRNILTSSSYLFDKFQKGPQDFRQKSILTLNKEYVKEISYIDENGTSIRIDNTPYESNSVKKNFWRRLSGEIILLEPKLGEDLYRFMTGLKVETFPDDENGAGFGIGNILAPNSEKSEFSLASVKVSISDGNEIVYRFHKETTIGDKKLTPVIRIINSNFKEPPVYVVANAFAQIQTAAKAIKEAKAIVKPDKSKSGNTSRKK
- a CDS encoding acyl-CoA thioesterase — translated: MIITPIQTRWNDLDPFAHVNNARYMSYFEIGRVDYCSKKFNTKDIYDVPFLLARMEVDMLKAVELFHPIEVWTCVSKIGNKSWDFTSLIRHTETKEIFTKAKTVQVSYDHRNKTSIPIPDWIRKILEEDLEKFKTIFEKAD